Genomic window (Roseivirga sp. 4D4):
GCCTTCCTAAGATCGGCATGGGCATCAATTTGTAGAATACCGAACTCTCCTTCTTTAGCACAAGCCAACATATGCCCCAAGGGCGTACTATGATCTCCGCCTAAGAGTATAGTCATTTTGCCTTGTTGTCGCCAATATTCAGTCTCTTGCTCAACGTAGCGCATCAGTTGAGTACACTCTGCGTTGATTTGGGCAAGACGCTCGTCCATTTCATCTTTCAGCGCCTCGTCACTTCCGGCTTCTAACCATTCGATATAGATTTCCGATTTGACTCTAAGTGATCTGCCCAAAGACTCCCACACTTCAGGAATTTCGGCCATTGCGACACCTAATTTCCAAGCATTTGGAATACCTGGAACTTCATAATCTATCTGGGTAGATGCTTCCAAAATAGCCTTCGGTCCTTGGGCTGCACCAGCATTGTAGGAAACTGTGACATCCCATGGTATTGGGATAACTACTATTTGTGCATTTTCGGTCGTGTAAGGCAAACCGAAAAGAGTGCCTTTGACACCTACGCTGTTAGGATCGAAGTCATTTATTTGGCTCACTTGTTAATCATTTTCTTAACGAAGTTAGGCAGTGCAAAAGCCGACTCATGAATGGATTCGTTGTAATAACTCAGACCATGTACTTCTGAGAACTTACGGCTTTTTCCTGAATCAAAACCCTTTAAAGGATGCGCATTCCCTTTTGCGCTATAGGAAAATGACCACATACCTGTAGGGTAAGTCGGTATATAAGCCAGATAACAGTGTACCTTTTCATTCCCGAAAATGGAGCCATAGACTTCGTAAATCTCCTTGAATACTTTGTTGTTAAAACGAGGAGATTCACTCTGGGTAATCATCACTCCGTCATCACTCAAAATACGATATACTTCTTTATAGAACTCAACAGAGAAGAGGCCTTCAGCCGGCCCAACTGGATCGGTAGAATCAACTACAACCACATCGAAACTTCCGGCTGCAGCTTCCTTCACATACTTGATTCCATCATCGACAATCAGCTTCAATTTAGGGTGATCTAAAGCCGAGGCGATGCTTGGCAAATGAAGCTTACAGGCTTCAATTACTTTGTCATCAATCTCTACCATCACGACTTCGTCTAGGCCTTCATGACGAAGCATCTCTCTGGCCGTACCGCCATCTCCTCCTCCTATAATGAGTGCTCTCTTTGGGTTTGGATGTGTTAGCAATGGAATGTGAGTTATCATTTCATGATAGACATACTCATCCTTTTCCGTGGTCATCACCATACCATCCAACGTAAGCATGTTGCCATATGCCTGAGTATTGTAGACCTCTACTCTTTGAAAATCTGATTGTTGATCGTAAAGCTTACCATCATGTTTCAAAGACAGAGCGATCTTATCATCTCTCTCAGTAAACCAAACATCTTTTGTTCTGATTGGACTTCCATCATCAGCACTCTTATCATCTCTAAGCTGCTTTACATCAAAGTCTTTCTTGGATAAAAGAGCCATCTCACCTCTCTTCAGTTCTACTGCCGATCCATGACCTGCTTCGAAGGCTTCTTTCAAATACTGATAAGATATCCATGGATCCACGGATTCTCCACAAGTGAATAGATCCACAGAAGCATAGCCAAATTCTGGCCACGTGTGAATGGCCAAATGACTTTCTTCAATCACCACTACTCCAGAAACCCCATAGGGTGAAAAATGATGAAACGTAGAATTGATAATTGTTGCTCCAGCCTTCTCGGCTGCTCCTTCCATACTCTCTTGAATGAGAGTAACATCGTTCAGAATCTCTGGAGTACAATCATAATACTCCACGATGATATGTCTACCTAATGACGCCATGTGCCAAAATTAAAACCAAAACTTATTGGTTGATACTACCCTTCTGAAAATTATTTATTGTGCAGACATTCCAGGGTAATAATACCCCTTCTCAGTACCCATATTACCAGAGACTGCCTTCCAATCGTCTGTAGCTAACTCAATCCAAGCGCAGGTCGCTGGCGAGTAATCTCTGACAGACAATGTTAAGTAAGCAAAGAGTTGTGCTATCGATGGATTGTGTGCCACAATAGCCACATTACTAAAGAGAGGGTCAACTCTATTCACAAAAGCCTTCATTAGGTTCTGAGTGGCTTCGTAGAGTTCCTCGGCATCCATCAACCTAGGACTATAATCCATTTGTTCTACAATGGCCTTGGCTGTCATTAATGTTCTAAAGGCTGGACTTATATAGATGGCGTCAAGCTTAATAGGTAGACCATGAATATATTCTCCCAAGATTGTTGCTTGGTTACTGCCATTTTCTGTTAGCTTTCTTTCAAAATCACGCTTGTCACTATCCGGATACTCAGCTTCTGCATGACGAATTAGCAATAAGTTTTTAACCATTGTGTTGTTGTTTCAGTTATGTGCAAAACAACGACAATTTTGCTTTTTTGATATATGTCTATCGACTGCAGAATGGTTTTAGTTTGTTTTTTTGAAAGTTTTATGCGCATCTTTGAGCGCTCTGAATAAAAACACAAAGTAAGGAATGTCGAAAAATCTTGTCATCGTAGAGTCCCCCGCCAAGGCGAAAACAATTGAAGGTTATCTCGGTAAAGACTTCAAAGTAGTATCAAGTTACGGACATGTAAGAGACTTGCCTAAGGGTGATAAAGCTATAGACATTGAGAATAGTTTTAAACCTACTTATGAAGTCACCTCTGACAAGAGGGAGGTGATAAAAGAGCTGAAAAAGCTTTCCAAAGCAGCGAATACCATCTATCTAGCGAGTGATGATGACCGTGAAGGAGAAGCCATCAGTTGGCATTTAAAAGAGGCTTTAAAACTAGACCCCGCCCATACCAAGCGGATTGTATTCAGAGAAATTACCAAGTCTGCGATTCAAGCAGCCATGTCTAGCCCGAGAGATATTGATGTCGACTTAGTAAATGCACAGCAAGCAAGAAGAATCTTAGATAGACTGGTAGGTTACGAGCTATCCCCAGTGCTCTGGAAAAAGATAAAACGTGGTCTTTCGGCTGGAAGGGTTCAGTCCGTGGCGGTGAGAATGGTCGTAGAAAGAGAAAGAGAGGTCGATGCCTTTGAAGCAAAGTCTTTCTTTAAAATAAGTGCGCTCTTTAATGTGGAAGGACGCGAGATGAAAGCCGAACTTCCTAAGAAATTCGAATCCAAGGAAGAAGCCCAGAGTTTTCTGGAACGTTGTGTCGGTGCTGATTACACAATTGAGAATCTTGAGAAAAAGCCTGCTAAGCGATCTCCAGCTGCTCCATTCACTACTTCTACCCTGCAACAAGAAGCCAGTAGAAAACTAGGGTTCTCTGTTTCACAAACCATGACAGTGGCTCAAAAGCTATATGAAGCTGGTAAGATCTCTTATATGAGAACTGACTCGCTTAACCTATCGAATGAGGCTATAGCTGGTGCTGTGAACCAAATCAAATCTTCATTTGGTGAAGAGTTTGTAAAGACTAGAAAGTTTAAGACTAAATCGCAGTCTGCTCAAGAAGCTCACGAAGCTATAAGACCCACGGATTTTTCTAATCGTAGTGCTGGTAAAGATTACAATGAGCAGCGACTTTACGATTTGATCTGGAAACGGGCTGTCGCTTCACAAATGGCTGAAGCACAATTAGAAAGAACTACTGTAACCATTGGGATTTCTTCGACTAGCGAAAAGCTTATTGCCCATGGTGAAGTCATCAAATTCGAAGGGTTCCTAAAAGTATACATTGAATCATCTGATGATGAGGAGCCTAATGAAGAGGCCAAGGGAATGCTTCCACCACTCAGCATTGGTCAGGGGCTTATATTAGACCATATTCTTGGCAGAGAAAGCTTCACCAGGCCTCCTGCACGCTATACTGAAGCAAGTTTAGTAAAGAGACTTGAGGAAATGGGTATCGGTAGACCTTCTACTTACGCGCCAACCATATCTACTGTTCAAAAGCGCGAGTATGTGGTTAAGGAGAATCGCGAGGGTGTTGAAAGACACTATACAGAACTAACGCTGAAAGATGATCAAGTATCATCTGCCAGCAAAACAGAAATTACGGGTGCCGAAAAAGCCAAGCTCTTCCCTACCAATATCGCGATGGTAGTAAATGATTTTCTTGTGGAGCATTTTCCTAATGTGATTGACTACAGTTTCACTGCCAAAGTCGAAGAGGAATTCGATCATATTGCTGGTGGTGGTCAGGAATGGGAGAAAATGATCAAGAACTTCTATGGAGGTTTCCATGAGAAGGTTGAAGCTACAGAACAGATTAGCCGTAGTGATGTAGGTTCGAGCCGAGAAGTGGGTATTGATCCCGAAAGTGGTAAGCCAGTAATTGCCCGGCTTGGTAAGTTTGGACCTCTGGTCCAGATTGGTGAGACCGATCCTGATGATCCGGAAAACAAGCCACAGTTTGCCAGCTTAAAGGCTGGTCAGTTTATCGAAAATATTACTTTGGACGAGGCCCTTGAGCTCTTTAAGCTTCCGCGTGAGGTTGGCCAGTACAAAGACAAAGAAATCATTGCTGCTATAGGTCGTTTTGGCCCATATATCAAGTTTGATGACAAGTTTGTTTCACTTCCAAAAGATGCTGATCCACTAAGTATTACCGAAGATGAGGCCATTGTATTGATTAAGGAAAAAGAAGCTGCTGATGCTCCCATTTATGTCCATGATGGCCTGCCTGTTCAAAAAGGAAAAGGGAGATTTGGTCCCTTTATCAAATGGAACAATATGTTCATCAACGTGAACAAGAAGTATGATTGGGATAATCTGTCAGATGCGGATATTGTGGAGCTCATTGAAGACAAAATCCAAAAGGAGAAGGACAAAGTCATTCACAATTGGGAAGAAGAAGGCATCAGAGTTGAAAAAGCCCGCTGGGGTCGTCATAATGTTTTAAAAGGCAAGATTAAAGTGGAATTGGGGAAAAACGTTGATGTATCCAAAATGACACTTGATGAAGCCAAGACCTTAATAGAGAAGAATACGCCAGCCAAAAAGCCTCGGGCAAAACGTAAAAAGTAGCCATTCAAACATCATTTTTTTCATGCTTTCGGCTGATTTCACTATTTTTCAGTAACGATCCGCTATGAAAAAGTTTGCCTTCAGTTACCTCATATTTGCCCTTACATTATCTGTAAGCAATGCACAATCTTATCAGGAAGAAGAGGTTATACTCCCTGTTGAAAATGGCAACCTGGGTGGCATAATCATTTTGCCAGAGGGGAAGAAAAGACAGAAATTTCCTGTTGTTATGATTATTCAGGGCTCAGGCCCCACCGATAAAGATGGAAACTCGATCGGA
Coding sequences:
- a CDS encoding agmatinase family protein codes for the protein MSQINDFDPNSVGVKGTLFGLPYTTENAQIVVIPIPWDVTVSYNAGAAQGPKAILEASTQIDYEVPGIPNAWKLGVAMAEIPEVWESLGRSLRVKSEIYIEWLEAGSDEALKDEMDERLAQINAECTQLMRYVEQETEYWRQQGKMTILLGGDHSTPLGHMLACAKEGEFGILQIDAHADLRKAYEGFDYSHASIMFNALQSSKINKLVQVGVRDYCEEEKNYIDASDKRVVTFFDQDIKEAQYKGKTWSEQCTEIIKELPDKVYISFDIDGLDPKLCPNTGTPVPGGLELDQVNYLIKEVVKSGRKIVGADLTEVSPGIDEWDANVGARALYRLTSLIGVSQNML
- the speE gene encoding polyamine aminopropyltransferase codes for the protein MASLGRHIIVEYYDCTPEILNDVTLIQESMEGAAEKAGATIINSTFHHFSPYGVSGVVVIEESHLAIHTWPEFGYASVDLFTCGESVDPWISYQYLKEAFEAGHGSAVELKRGEMALLSKKDFDVKQLRDDKSADDGSPIRTKDVWFTERDDKIALSLKHDGKLYDQQSDFQRVEVYNTQAYGNMLTLDGMVMTTEKDEYVYHEMITHIPLLTHPNPKRALIIGGGDGGTAREMLRHEGLDEVVMVEIDDKVIEACKLHLPSIASALDHPKLKLIVDDGIKYVKEAAAGSFDVVVVDSTDPVGPAEGLFSVEFYKEVYRILSDDGVMITQSESPRFNNKVFKEIYEVYGSIFGNEKVHCYLAYIPTYPTGMWSFSYSAKGNAHPLKGFDSGKSRKFSEVHGLSYYNESIHESAFALPNFVKKMINK
- a CDS encoding SixA phosphatase family protein, whose protein sequence is MVKNLLLIRHAEAEYPDSDKRDFERKLTENGSNQATILGEYIHGLPIKLDAIYISPAFRTLMTAKAIVEQMDYSPRLMDAEELYEATQNLMKAFVNRVDPLFSNVAIVAHNPSIAQLFAYLTLSVRDYSPATCAWIELATDDWKAVSGNMGTEKGYYYPGMSAQ
- the topA gene encoding type I DNA topoisomerase, with the translated sequence MSKNLVIVESPAKAKTIEGYLGKDFKVVSSYGHVRDLPKGDKAIDIENSFKPTYEVTSDKREVIKELKKLSKAANTIYLASDDDREGEAISWHLKEALKLDPAHTKRIVFREITKSAIQAAMSSPRDIDVDLVNAQQARRILDRLVGYELSPVLWKKIKRGLSAGRVQSVAVRMVVEREREVDAFEAKSFFKISALFNVEGREMKAELPKKFESKEEAQSFLERCVGADYTIENLEKKPAKRSPAAPFTTSTLQQEASRKLGFSVSQTMTVAQKLYEAGKISYMRTDSLNLSNEAIAGAVNQIKSSFGEEFVKTRKFKTKSQSAQEAHEAIRPTDFSNRSAGKDYNEQRLYDLIWKRAVASQMAEAQLERTTVTIGISSTSEKLIAHGEVIKFEGFLKVYIESSDDEEPNEEAKGMLPPLSIGQGLILDHILGRESFTRPPARYTEASLVKRLEEMGIGRPSTYAPTISTVQKREYVVKENREGVERHYTELTLKDDQVSSASKTEITGAEKAKLFPTNIAMVVNDFLVEHFPNVIDYSFTAKVEEEFDHIAGGGQEWEKMIKNFYGGFHEKVEATEQISRSDVGSSREVGIDPESGKPVIARLGKFGPLVQIGETDPDDPENKPQFASLKAGQFIENITLDEALELFKLPREVGQYKDKEIIAAIGRFGPYIKFDDKFVSLPKDADPLSITEDEAIVLIKEKEAADAPIYVHDGLPVQKGKGRFGPFIKWNNMFINVNKKYDWDNLSDADIVELIEDKIQKEKDKVIHNWEEEGIRVEKARWGRHNVLKGKIKVELGKNVDVSKMTLDEAKTLIEKNTPAKKPRAKRKK